In Dermacentor variabilis isolate Ectoservices chromosome 7, ASM5094787v1, whole genome shotgun sequence, a genomic segment contains:
- the LOC142587819 gene encoding sulfotransferase ssu-1-like: protein MAAEVFRTIEGIFLGKHFPDDAVRSTLAYKPRPGDLFIVSYPKCGTTWTQHIVYNILTDAQEPKDDLELLLRLPFLEMQGGQAAVYAPRPAAFKTHLPFDKNPYSPEAKYIYITRNPYDCCVSFYYHTRNMPPYLFEHGTFDEFFELFLQGRVDFGDYFENVLSWYAHRNDPNVLFLTYEELKRDIGSGVLKIAAFIGEENYSKIKQNPELHRKMLERCSLQHMKKEVNEGPEALESELKDLPQLKTLRPELLKGVKNVLEFTKKPMTGEFIRKGQVGDWKNHFSSEQIRRMKEKIIKATKGSDLMSLWKDVDIPRMVPN from the coding sequence ATGGCGGCGGAAGTGTTCCGGACCATTGAAGGCATATTTCTAGGCAAACACTTTCCGGACGATGCGGTACGGTCAACCCTTGCGTACAAGCCACGACCTGGAGACTTGTTCATCGTGAGCTACCCTAAATGCGGCACTACGTGGACACAACATATCGTGTACAACATTCTTACAGACGCCCAGGAACCGAAAGATGATCTCGAGTTGCTGTTGCGTCTTCCTTTCTTGGAAATGCAAGGAGGGCAGGCCGCTGTCTATGCACCAAGACCAGCTGCCTTCAAGACCCACTTACCTTTTGACAAGAACCCCTACTCTCCCGAAGCGAAGTACATCTACATTACGAGGAATCCTTACGACTGTTGTGTGTCCTTCTACTATCACACGCGAAACATGCCACCTTACCTTTTCGAGCATGGTACGTTCGACGAATTCTTCGAGTTATTTCTTCAAGGGCGAGTCGACTTCGGAGACTACTTCGAGAACGTTCTCTCCTGGTACGCACACCGCAATGACCCCAACGTGCTGTTCTTGACTTACGAAGAGCTCAAACGAGACATCGGGTCTGGAGTATTGAAAATCGCGGCTTTCATTGGTGAAGAAAATTATAGTAAGATTAAACAAAACCCAGAACTTCACCGCAAAATGCTCGAGAGATGTAGCTTGCAACACATGAAAAAAGAAGTCAATGAGGGGCCTGAGGCACTGGAATCGGAATTGAAAGATTTACCTCAGCTCAAAACACTAAGGCCGGAACTCCTCAAAGGGGTTAAAAATGTTCTTGAATTTACAAAGAAACCAATGACGGGTGAATTCATCAGGAAGGGGCAGGTGGGAGACTGGAAAAACCATTTCTCATCCGAACAGATTCGACGAATGAAGGAGAAGATTATCAAGGCTACGAAAGGATCGGACCTGATGAGCTTGTGGAAAGACGTGGACATTCCCCGCATGGTCCCCAATTAA